One Entelurus aequoreus isolate RoL-2023_Sb linkage group LG09, RoL_Eaeq_v1.1, whole genome shotgun sequence genomic window carries:
- the LOC133657032 gene encoding runt-related transcription factor 3-like yields the protein MKCRSAPSPSNAHPEKAEVWTLRERSTASPRGFVQTDSPNFLCSSLPHHWRCNKTLPRAFTVLALSGDVPDGVPVTVMAGNEDNSSAELRNATATMKQGRAHFSDLRFIGRSGRGKSFTISVNVLTTPPQVATLRRAIKVTVDGPRLPRRQRQKEAGAFRSSRCGDAFSDCRPLSSSLWAGEASLFGHMTALTSSFAPNPRRHHLSGLSYAAPPPVYTSYLPPAPPPPLSHCGPFYYGSNQPTQTAEDGAVALTNYNEGACLSHRGEEPVWRPY from the exons ATGAAGTGTCGGTCTGCTCCATCGCCCTCAAACGCTCACCCGGAGAAAGCTGAGGTGTGGACCCTCCGCGAGCGCAGCACAGCGTCCCCTAGAGGCTTCGTGCAGACGGACAGCCCCAACTTCCTGTGCAGCAGCCTTCCTCACCACTGGCGGTGCAACAAGACCCTGCCCAGGGCCTTCACC GTGCTGGCCCTGAGCGGGGACGTTCCGGATGGCGTGCCGGTCACCGTGATGGCCGGCAACGAGGACAACAGCAGCGCCGAGCTGCGTAACGCCACCGCCACCATGAAGCAGGGACGCGCTCACTTCAGCGACCTGCGCTTCATCGGCCGCAGCGGCAGAG GCAAGAGCTTCACCATCAGCGTCAACGTGCTGACCACGCCCCCTCAGGTGGCCACGCTGCGCCGGGCCATCAAGGTGACCGTGGACGGCCCGCGGCTACCCAGAC GGCAGCGTCAGAAAGAGGCGGGAGCTTTTAGGTCGTCCAGGTGCGGCGATGCATTTTCAG ATTGCAGACCACTGTCCTCCTCCCTCTGGGCCGGCGAGGCGTCGTTGTTTGGTCACATGACCGCCCTGACGTCTTCCTTCGCTCCCAATCCCAGAAGGCACCACCTGTCGGGCCTCTCGTACGCTGCCCCGCCCCCAGTCTACACTTCCTACCTGCCCCCAGCTCCGCCCCCTCCACTCAGCCACTGTGGTCCGTTCTACTACGGCTCCAACCAACCCACCCAGACTGCGGAGGACGGCGCGGTCGCATTGACTAATTACAACGAAGGGGCGTGTCTTTCCCACAGAGGGGAGGAGCCTGTCTGGAGGCCTTATTGA
- the LOC133657700 gene encoding follistatin-related protein 1-like, with product MLTISVLLLLFLPHHPISASPVAKDQSVCSRTFCGAGRECVSDDGGRPVCRCLQRCDVSEHWVCASNGRSYRNHCELHRDACVTRTKIHAETTGRCPEKPAKTDVSPIVCFLSDRDWLRERVIQWVQQEVGSDASLVKQLMQTYFQMYDNGDSQLDSKEFLSFLQHNETALNLNSSNTLETNTLLRSLCVDALIELSDENADWKLSPTEFINCLTPTYHPPERQCALEDEVFEDGTETRLECNKCVCACGNWVCTALTCNGEPRVEVKNEEEEEEEEEEMTEEEWSKRVAELSASQESLAMQS from the exons ATGTTGACCATCTCTGTTCTGCTGCTGTTGTTCCTCCCACATCATCCTATCTCCGCCTCCCCGGTTGCCAAG GATCAGTCGGTTTGTAGCAGAACTTTCTGTGGAGCCGGCCGCGAGTGCGTGTCCGACGACGGAGGCCGGCCCGTCTGTCGCTGTCTGCAG CGGTGTGACGTCTCCGAGCACTGGGTGTGCGCCAGCAACGGCAGGTCCTACAGGAACCACTGTGAGCTGCACCGAGACGCCTGCGTCACCCGCACCAAGATCCACGCCGAGACCACGGGACGCTGTCCAG AGAAGCCGGCCAAGACGGACGTGAGTCCAA TCGTGTGTTTCCTGTCTGATCGCGACTGGCTGAGGGAGCGAGTGATCCAGTGGGTCCAGCAGGAGGTGGGATCTGACGCCTCATTAGTTAAACAGCTCATGCAAACTTACTTTCAG ATGTACGATAATGGAGATTCTCAGCTGGATTCCAAAGAGTTCTTAAGTTTTCTGCAACATAATGAAACGGCACTGAACCTCAACTCCTCCAACACCTTGGAGACCAACACTCTGCTCAG GTCTTTGTGTGTTGATGCTTTGATCGAGCTGTCAGACGAGAATGCAGATTGGAAATTAAGTCCGACAgaatttattaattgtttgacgCCGACCTACCATCCACCTGAAAGAC AATGTGCTTTGGAGGATGAAGTGTTTGAGGATGGCACCGAGACTCGGCTGGAGtgcaacaagtgtgtgtgtgcgtgtggaaaCTGGGTGTGCACCGCTCTGACCTGCAACG GAGAGCCTCGTGTGGAAGTGAAGaatgaagaagaggaggaggaggaggaggaggagatgaCCGAGGAAGAATGGAGCAAGAGGGTGGCTGAACTCAGTGCTTCACAG GAGAGCTTGGCCATGCAGTCTTAA